In Glandiceps talaboti chromosome 6, keGlaTala1.1, whole genome shotgun sequence, one DNA window encodes the following:
- the LOC144436144 gene encoding polycystin-1-like protein 3, translating into MVDGCQAQLSDINGQFVCLCDHLTGFTAAEFVVPVNKLEFTFDQDIRDNAVVLIVILSFFGVYILLALLLRRKDKQDLVKWMILPLIDNKSEDNYLYKVTVYTGIKPFSGTECDVYFNIVGENGESGVRCLKDKKGKILRLCMLQVVCC; encoded by the exons ATGGTAGACGGATGTCAG GCTCAACTGTCTGACATAAATGGGCAGTTTGTTTGCCTCTGTGATCATCTGACTGGATTCACAGCAGCAGAGTTTGTTGTGCCAGTGAATAAACTAGAGTTTACTTTTGATCAAGACATCCGGGATAATGCAGTGGTTCTGATAGTGATTCTATCGTTCTTTGGAGTGTATATTTTACTGGCTTTATTGCTGAGACGGAAAGACAAGCAGGACTTGGTCAAG TGGATGATCTTACCTTTGATTGACAACAAGAGTGAGGACAATTACCTTTACAAGGTGACAGTATACACGGGTATCAAACCCTTTTCTGGAACAGAATGTGATGTATACTTCAACATTGTGGGAGAAAATGGCGAATCTGGAGTGAGATGTTTGAAAGACAAGAAGGGGAAGATT